The Hylaeus volcanicus isolate JK05 unplaced genomic scaffold, UHH_iyHylVolc1.0_haploid 5832, whole genome shotgun sequence genome segment gccgctcgaacggtctacgcgcactttgattggtcggggttttctcttaatatctccttaacgaagcctcatccgacatttttgcaaaggaaattgttgttcagaatcgtctcagctaccccccatttccggctcctccccgacttttgggacaccctgtatatccgatatttaattttgaatcaaAAGACACGCGATTGCGATTaaacacaaaaaaatgttgtcgtTTAACGGATAAATGTACGTCTCGTTAATAATTTGCCgttcaaaatacataagacttttccatttttttcaatttcagagAGCAATTGGAGCTGATGAGGAAAGGAATAGTAAGTTCGGACTCGGACTCCTCGGGCCACGGACCATCGGAAGACGGCGACTCGACGGACACCGAGGGTCCTCAAAACGAGTCCGACGAAGCTCAAGAGGAGAACAGCTTGGAAGATAACGATTACGCGATGGAGAACGAGAGGGAGAGGCTACGATTGGAGAAGCTCCCAAAGTGTCTTCACGTGGGTCGTCAGGTAGCCGACGAGTGCAACGTGGACGTGGAGAGACACAACGCTAGAAAATTCGTTAGGACTCTGAAAACCGATCTGATCCCCATGGTGTTGAGTCTTAGGAGCAACATAGAAGTAGACGAGGCGTTGCAGAACTTTGCATCGGAGTATTGTCAAGGTACGAGACCGGTTCACGAGCGATAGCTACCGAAAAAGATTTCGCGTAACGAAGCACCGTTCGCAGGTGTCTTCGCAGCCCAGCAGAAGATGCAGGAACAGACGGACATCAGCACGGATTCTTGCGCGTTGATCACGATTATGAACGCCGATGGCATCTACTTGGCTACCTACGCAGCGTTGCTTCTCAACTTGAAATTGATCAGAATCAACTACTATCACGAAGACAGCCGACAAGTTCCCATCAGCGAGGTACGATCTCCGCGATTATCGACGATTGAAGCTCTGGGCTTCATCTTACGACAATCCGCAGATTTCAAACACCCTCAGACCTTTAAAATTCTATACTCCTCGTTAGTTCCACCGCATCTTGAATACGCATCTCAGATCTGGAATCCATTACAAAGTGGCCTTACGAAAATGATTGAGAGTG includes the following:
- the LOC128882220 gene encoding uncharacterized protein LOC128882220 produces the protein EQLELMRKGIVSSDSDSSGHGPSEDGDSTDTEGPQNESDEAQEENSLEDNDYAMENERERLRLEKLPKCLHVGRQVADECNVDVERHNARKFVRTLKTDLIPMVLSLRSNIEVDEALQNFASEYCQGVFAAQQKMQEQTDISTDSCALITIMNADGIYLATYAALLLNLKLIRINYYHEDSRQVPISEVRSPRLSTIEALGFILRQSADFKHPQTFKILYSSLVPPHLEYASQIWNPLQSGLTKMIESVPHKFLRHVSYKIGTPMDIVMKTV